A stretch of Planctomycetota bacterium DNA encodes these proteins:
- the trkD gene encoding potassium transporter Kup (Responsible for the low-affinity transport of potassium into the cell; involved in potassium ion uptake under hyper-osmotic stress at a low pH), producing MSTADSTTLRPKGRELAKIALVTLGVVYGDIGTSPLYALRECFHGSEAVGVSHDNVLGALSLIFWSLMIVISVKYMVFVLRADNDGEGGILALMALLGPDATAATSRRRSAFYVMIGLFGAALLYGDGMITPAISVLSAIEGLEVATSTFTPYVEIITIVVLIGLFSLQKHGTAKIGAFFGPIMVIWFATLAVLGIVAIAHHPSVLAAVSPHYAVMFFLHNGLQGYLVMGAVFLVVTGGEALYADMGHLGPYPIRLDWVCFVLPSLLLNYFGQGAYLIAHPEAHVNTFYALVPGWGLYPMVVLATAATVIASQAVISGVFSLTMQAVQLGYLPRMQIDHTSAHHYGQIYIAPMNWLLMVATIGLVLGFKRSTDLAAAYGVAVTITMIITTVLFHALARNSWKWPLVPTWMLTCLFLTVDISFFGANIVKVLDGGWFPLLVAGLLFTIATTWKRGRAIAGRRIRENLTPLNAFLDNIKKYPPTRVRGTAVFLTGNPDLVPLAMIHNLKHNQVLHDKVILLTVNTAEQAYVRRKKRLEMEDLGNSIFKVAGTYGFMEDPDVPKLLEMCAEQGVKIEPMQVTYFLGRESYLATKRPGMAIWRERLFAILARNAMPANAFFHIPPNRVIEVGTQIEL from the coding sequence ATGAGTACCGCCGACTCGACCACGCTCCGACCCAAGGGCCGCGAACTCGCCAAGATCGCCCTCGTCACGCTCGGCGTGGTCTACGGCGATATCGGCACGAGCCCGCTCTACGCCCTGCGCGAATGTTTCCACGGGTCCGAGGCCGTCGGTGTTTCGCATGACAATGTGCTCGGGGCCCTGTCGCTGATCTTCTGGTCCCTGATGATCGTCATCTCGGTCAAGTACATGGTCTTCGTCCTACGGGCCGACAACGACGGCGAAGGCGGCATCCTCGCGCTCATGGCCCTGCTCGGCCCCGACGCGACGGCGGCGACCTCCCGCCGGCGGTCCGCCTTCTATGTCATGATCGGCCTCTTCGGCGCGGCCCTCCTCTACGGCGACGGCATGATCACCCCCGCCATCTCCGTCCTCTCCGCCATCGAAGGCCTCGAAGTCGCCACCTCCACCTTCACCCCCTACGTCGAAATCATCACCATCGTCGTCCTCATCGGACTCTTCTCACTCCAAAAACACGGCACGGCGAAGATCGGCGCGTTCTTCGGCCCGATCATGGTCATCTGGTTCGCCACGCTCGCCGTCCTCGGCATCGTCGCCATCGCGCATCACCCCTCCGTTCTCGCCGCCGTCAGCCCGCACTATGCCGTCATGTTCTTCCTCCACAACGGCCTGCAGGGCTACCTCGTCATGGGCGCCGTCTTCCTCGTCGTGACCGGCGGCGAAGCCCTCTATGCCGACATGGGTCACCTCGGCCCGTACCCGATTCGACTCGACTGGGTCTGCTTCGTCCTGCCGTCGCTCCTGCTCAACTACTTCGGGCAGGGCGCCTACCTCATCGCGCATCCCGAAGCGCATGTCAATACGTTCTACGCGCTCGTTCCCGGATGGGGGCTGTATCCGATGGTCGTCCTCGCCACCGCCGCCACCGTCATCGCCTCGCAGGCCGTCATCAGCGGTGTGTTTTCGCTGACCATGCAGGCGGTGCAGCTCGGCTATCTGCCCCGCATGCAGATCGATCACACCTCCGCCCATCACTACGGTCAGATCTATATCGCCCCGATGAACTGGCTGCTGATGGTCGCCACGATCGGCCTGGTCCTCGGGTTCAAGCGATCAACCGACCTGGCCGCGGCGTACGGCGTAGCGGTGACGATCACCATGATCATCACCACCGTGCTCTTTCACGCGCTGGCGCGAAATAGCTGGAAGTGGCCGCTGGTGCCGACGTGGATGTTGACGTGCCTGTTCCTGACGGTCGACATCTCCTTCTTCGGCGCCAACATCGTCAAGGTGCTCGACGGCGGGTGGTTCCCGCTCCTCGTCGCCGGCCTGCTCTTCACGATCGCCACGACATGGAAGCGCGGCCGGGCCATCGCCGGGCGGCGCATCCGCGAAAACCTCACGCCTCTCAATGCCTTCCTCGACAACATCAAAAAATATCCCCCCACGCGCGTCCGCGGCACCGCCGTCTTCCTCACCGGCAACCCCGACCTCGTCCCGCTGGCGATGATCCACAATCTCAAGCACAATCAGGTGCTGCACGACAAAGTCATCCTGCTCACCGTCAACACCGCCGAGCAGGCCTATGTGCGACGCAAGAAGCGGCTTGAGATGGAGGACCTGGGCAACAGCATCTTCAAAGTCGCCGGGACGTACGGGTTCATGGAAGACCCCGATGTGCCGAAGCTGCTGGAGATGTGCGCGGAGCAGGGCGTGAAGATCGAGCCGATGCAGGTCACGTATTTCCTCGGCCGCGAATCGTACCTGGCGACGAAGCGCCCCGGCATGGCGATCTGGCGCGAGCGGCTTTTCGCCATCCTCGCGCGAAACGCCATGCCCGCCAACGCCTTCTTCCACATCCCCCCCAACCGCGTCATCGAAGTGGGCACGCAGATTGAATTGTGA
- a CDS encoding GNAT family N-acetyltransferase gives MSSDIRYQITTIDRIRPLRHRELRAGLPFESAIFEGDDLPTTLHFGAFIENENVGCATFMAQPWNGQPAMRLRGMATRADMRSRGIGAGLLRFAERTLIAREGPRQLWCDARIGAIRFYEANGWAIASELFEVPTAGPHYKMTRMLE, from the coding sequence ATGTCCTCGGACATTCGCTACCAAATCACAACGATCGACCGCATCCGGCCATTGCGTCACCGCGAGTTGCGCGCGGGCCTGCCGTTCGAGTCGGCGATTTTCGAGGGGGATGATCTGCCGACGACGCTGCATTTCGGGGCGTTCATCGAAAATGAAAATGTCGGGTGCGCCACGTTCATGGCCCAACCGTGGAACGGCCAACCGGCGATGCGGTTGCGCGGCATGGCGACGCGCGCGGATATGCGAAGCCGGGGCATCGGGGCGGGACTGCTCCGCTTCGCCGAACGGACGCTGATCGCGCGCGAGGGTCCGCGCCAACTCTGGTGCGACGCACGCATCGGGGCGATCCGCTTTTACGAGGCAAACGGGTGGGCGATCGCGTCGGAATTGTTCGAAGTGCCGACGGCGGGGCCGCATTACAAGATGACGCGGATGTTGGAATAG
- a CDS encoding Azurin: MKTKFTLLCVVMLALVAMIGVSRLAVADDADVAVVELQGNDQMQYNLHEFKVKAGQKVKLTMKNAGMLPKVAMGHNCVLLKKGVDLVQFALAANQSPPEYIPEAKKDDILAHTKLLGPGESDTIEFTAPTEAGAYDYLCTFPGHFALMKGKMIVE; encoded by the coding sequence ATGAAGACGAAGTTCACGCTGTTGTGCGTCGTGATGTTGGCGCTGGTCGCCATGATCGGTGTCAGCCGGCTGGCGGTGGCGGACGATGCGGATGTGGCGGTCGTCGAGCTGCAGGGCAATGACCAGATGCAGTACAACCTCCACGAGTTCAAAGTCAAAGCCGGCCAGAAGGTCAAGCTGACGATGAAGAACGCGGGGATGCTGCCGAAGGTGGCGATGGGCCACAACTGCGTGCTGCTCAAGAAGGGCGTCGACCTGGTGCAGTTCGCCCTGGCCGCCAATCAGTCGCCGCCCGAGTACATCCCCGAAGCCAAGAAGGACGACATCCTCGCGCACACGAAGCTGCTGGGCCCCGGCGAGTCGGACACGATCGAGTTCACCGCCCCGACCGAAGCGGGCGCGTACGACTACCTGTGCACCTTCCCCGGCCACTTCGCCCTGATGAAGGGCAAGATGATCGTGGAGTGA
- a CDS encoding aminotransferase class I/II-fold pyridoxal phosphate-dependent enzyme: protein MTAQSPALSADTVNPLQIGDPEIWQALAAEQQRQEHTLELIASENHTSPAVMAAVGSCLTNKYAEGYPGARYYGGCQYYDVIEDLARDRAKELFGCQFANVQPHSGASANAAVFFALLQPGDTFASLVLSDGGHLSHGMKINFSGKYFKPVHYPLNYDLNTDGYEQIDYAAMRKVCLEAKPKMILCGYSAYPRIIDFKKFREVADECGALLMADIAHIAGLVAGGVHPSPFPHAHIVTTTTHKTLRGPRGGLIMTNDEEIAKKIDKAVFPGLQGGPLMHVVAGKAVCFGEALREDFKQYAKQIVANAKALASSLTEAGYRLTSGGTDNHLMLVDLRAKDESLTGADAELWLEKAGIITNKNGIPNDPRPPKVTSGLRLGAAALTTRGFKESEMSQVGEFIDRVLTGKGDERIAKQVRSDVVDLCKEFPLPH from the coding sequence ATGACCGCCCAGAGCCCCGCGCTTTCCGCCGATACCGTCAATCCCCTGCAGATCGGCGACCCCGAAATCTGGCAGGCCCTCGCCGCCGAGCAGCAGCGGCAGGAACATACCCTCGAGCTCATCGCCTCCGAAAACCACACCAGCCCCGCCGTCATGGCTGCCGTCGGGTCCTGCCTCACCAACAAGTACGCCGAGGGATACCCCGGCGCCCGGTACTACGGCGGGTGTCAGTACTATGACGTCATCGAAGACCTCGCCCGCGATCGCGCCAAGGAACTGTTCGGCTGCCAGTTCGCCAATGTGCAGCCCCACTCCGGCGCCTCCGCCAACGCCGCCGTCTTCTTCGCCCTCCTTCAGCCCGGCGACACCTTCGCCTCGCTCGTCCTCTCCGACGGCGGGCATCTCTCGCATGGCATGAAGATCAACTTCTCCGGCAAGTACTTCAAGCCGGTGCATTACCCGCTCAACTACGACCTGAACACCGATGGCTACGAACAGATCGACTACGCCGCCATGCGGAAAGTCTGCCTCGAAGCCAAGCCGAAGATGATCCTCTGCGGCTACTCGGCCTATCCGCGCATCATCGATTTCAAGAAGTTCCGCGAAGTCGCCGACGAATGCGGCGCGCTGCTCATGGCCGACATCGCCCACATTGCCGGCCTCGTCGCCGGCGGGGTTCACCCCTCGCCGTTCCCGCATGCGCACATCGTCACGACGACGACGCATAAAACCCTCCGCGGTCCGCGCGGCGGGCTCATCATGACCAACGACGAGGAGATCGCCAAGAAGATCGACAAGGCCGTGTTCCCCGGCTTGCAGGGCGGGCCGCTCATGCACGTCGTCGCCGGCAAGGCCGTGTGCTTCGGCGAAGCGCTGCGTGAGGACTTCAAGCAGTACGCCAAACAGATCGTCGCCAACGCCAAGGCGCTCGCCAGCTCGCTCACCGAAGCGGGCTACCGCCTGACGAGCGGCGGGACCGACAATCACCTGATGCTCGTCGACCTCCGCGCCAAGGATGAAAGTCTCACCGGCGCCGACGCCGAACTCTGGCTCGAAAAGGCCGGGATCATCACCAACAAGAACGGCATTCCCAACGACCCGCGCCCGCCGAAGGTCACCAGCGGGCTTCGCCTCGGCGCCGCCGCCCTGACCACGCGCGGGTTCAAGGAATCGGAAATGTCCCAGGTCGGCGAGTTCATCGACCGCGTCCTGACCGGCAAGGGCGACGAGCGCATCGCCAAACAGGTCCGCTCCGACGTCGTCGACCTGTGCAAGGAATTCCCGCTGCCGCACTGA
- a CDS encoding prepilin-type N-terminal cleavage/methylation domain-containing protein, giving the protein MKHGSVHLETHLPAGTAPRGASCTRRGDFSHPAAPCVRHGFTLIELLVVVAIVALLVAMLLPSMKLARYAAQLVKCQSNMHQQYVAQISYSADAAGWFVPRNEDSPDYQRRSGNANSIVNLMRGTYVANTTLLTCPIVAKVPNQANLSVYSSSNWTNGAYGGWDSSAANVYTAYMWMAGYSGGGRTLAMIGSEPRPPLRASQIGAAVTFITHRINFYNSNSLHEISHGGRGLAVSGAPYSDYLTDDNPVLTGDGGAFLHTRGEIAPRMCIGGNYPVSPGYTGTYLW; this is encoded by the coding sequence ATGAAACATGGATCGGTTCATCTCGAAACGCATTTGCCGGCGGGAACTGCCCCGCGCGGCGCGTCTTGCACGAGGCGGGGTGACTTCAGTCACCCCGCCGCACCTTGCGTGCGACATGGTTTCACCTTGATCGAACTGCTCGTCGTCGTCGCCATCGTCGCCCTGCTCGTCGCGATGCTTTTGCCCTCGATGAAGCTCGCCCGATATGCCGCTCAGTTGGTGAAGTGTCAGTCGAACATGCATCAGCAGTACGTCGCGCAGATTTCCTACTCCGCCGACGCCGCCGGCTGGTTCGTCCCGCGCAATGAGGACTCGCCCGATTATCAGCGCCGCTCCGGCAACGCCAACAGCATCGTCAACCTGATGCGCGGAACTTATGTCGCCAACACGACCCTCCTCACCTGCCCCATCGTCGCCAAGGTCCCCAATCAGGCCAACCTGTCCGTGTACTCTTCGAGCAACTGGACCAATGGGGCCTACGGCGGATGGGACTCCAGCGCGGCCAATGTCTACACGGCGTACATGTGGATGGCCGGTTATTCGGGCGGCGGGCGCACGCTGGCGATGATCGGCTCGGAGCCGCGCCCGCCTCTCCGCGCGTCGCAGATCGGCGCCGCCGTCACGTTCATCACCCACCGCATCAACTTCTATAACAGCAACAGTCTCCACGAAATTTCGCACGGCGGGCGCGGCCTGGCCGTCAGCGGCGCGCCCTACAGCGACTACCTCACCGATGACAACCCCGTGCTGACCGGCGACGGCGGGGCCTTCCTGCACACGCGCGGCGAGATCGCGCCCCGCATGTGCATCGGCGGCAACTACCCGGTGAGCCCCGGGTACACGGGAACGTATCTCTGGTAA